The following coding sequences lie in one Arachis ipaensis cultivar K30076 chromosome B03, Araip1.1, whole genome shotgun sequence genomic window:
- the LOC107629016 gene encoding E3 ubiquitin ligase BIG BROTHER isoform X2, whose translation MSWNPHMEIHHYNNISYPYSTAGSFIEYFEGLTYEHVNFIFSGASHAQESSYPSTTSFYKFGLSEPDSTSYYRYNHGYDVNHHHEPLVDEYRRPLENSTTVNEHTAAVHTEWGEGVNNTTRDNSIECPRRHHSNSNDYQVVWQDSIDPDNMTYEELLELGEAVGTQSRGLTQEQISMLPVSKYKCGFFSRKKSRDERLVLYVTGKCFSQQK comes from the exons ATGAGTTGGAATCCACACATGGAAATCCACCATTACAATAACATCAGCTATCCCTATAGTACAGCAGGAAGCTTTATTGAATATTTCGAAGGTCTCACATATGAACATGTCAATTTCATCTTTTCTGGTGCATCACATGCTCAG GAGAGTTCATACCCTTCAACTACAAGCTTTTATAAGTTTGGACTTTCTGAACCTGACAGCACTTCATACTATCGTTATAATCATGGTTATGATGTAAATCATCATCATGAACCACTGGTTGACGAATATAGGAGGCCTTTGGAAAACTCAACGACTGTCAATGAGCATACTGCAGCTGTACATACAGAATGGGGAGAAGGGGTAAACAATACCACACGAGACAATTCTATCGAGT GTCCACGAAGACATCATAGTAATTCCAATGATTATCAG GTTGTTTGGCAAGACAGTATTGATCCTGACAACATGACCTACGAG GAACTACTCGAATTAGGTGAAGCTGTTGGAACCCAAAGCCGTGGTCTTACCCAAGAGCAGATTTCGATGCTTCCAGTTTCAAAGTACAAGTGTGGGTTCTTCTCAAGGAAGAAGTCGAGGGATGAGAG GCTTGTCCTATATGTTACAGGGAAGTGTTTTAGCCAACAGAAATAA
- the LOC107629016 gene encoding E3 ubiquitin ligase BIG BROTHER isoform X1, which yields MSWNPHMEIHHYNNISYPYSTAGSFIEYFEGLTYEHVNFIFSGASHAQESSYPSTTSFYKFGLSEPDSTSYYRYNHGYDVNHHHEPLVDEYRRPLENSTTVNEHTAAVHTEWGEGVNNTTRDNSIECPRRHHSNSNDYQVVWQDSIDPDNMTYEELLELGEAVGTQSRGLTQEQISMLPVSKYKCGFFSRKKSRDERCVICQMEYKRGDKRITLPCKHLYHASCGTRWLSINKACPICYREVF from the exons ATGAGTTGGAATCCACACATGGAAATCCACCATTACAATAACATCAGCTATCCCTATAGTACAGCAGGAAGCTTTATTGAATATTTCGAAGGTCTCACATATGAACATGTCAATTTCATCTTTTCTGGTGCATCACATGCTCAG GAGAGTTCATACCCTTCAACTACAAGCTTTTATAAGTTTGGACTTTCTGAACCTGACAGCACTTCATACTATCGTTATAATCATGGTTATGATGTAAATCATCATCATGAACCACTGGTTGACGAATATAGGAGGCCTTTGGAAAACTCAACGACTGTCAATGAGCATACTGCAGCTGTACATACAGAATGGGGAGAAGGGGTAAACAATACCACACGAGACAATTCTATCGAGT GTCCACGAAGACATCATAGTAATTCCAATGATTATCAG GTTGTTTGGCAAGACAGTATTGATCCTGACAACATGACCTACGAG GAACTACTCGAATTAGGTGAAGCTGTTGGAACCCAAAGCCGTGGTCTTACCCAAGAGCAGATTTCGATGCTTCCAGTTTCAAAGTACAAGTGTGGGTTCTTCTCAAGGAAGAAGTCGAGGGATGAGAG GTGTGTGATTTGCCAGATGGAGTATAAAAGAGGGGACAAGCGGATCACTTTGCCTTGTAAACATCTCTATCATGCTAGTTGCGGGACCAGATGGCTTAGCATCAATAAG GCTTGTCCTATATGTTACAGGGAAGTGTTTTAG